Proteins encoded by one window of Cylindrospermum stagnale PCC 7417:
- a CDS encoding chlorophyll a/b-binding protein: METRSTTDLPPVATEYNGRDRNEFLFGSTPQAELWNGRLAMIGFLAYLLWDLAGYSVLRDVLHLIGY, translated from the coding sequence ATGGAAACTCGCTCTACTACTGATTTACCGCCAGTTGCTACAGAATACAACGGCAGAGATCGCAATGAATTTCTGTTTGGCTCAACTCCCCAAGCCGAACTCTGGAACGGTCGTTTGGCAATGATTGGTTTTCTTGCTTATTTACTGTGGGACTTAGCTGGCTATAGTGTCCTTCGGGACGTATTGCACCTGATTGGCTACTAA
- a CDS encoding chlorophyll a/b-binding protein, whose protein sequence is METRSSTDLPPVAKAYNGIDRNAFVFGWNPQAELWNGRLAMIGFLAYLLWDLAGFSVLRDVLHFIRY, encoded by the coding sequence ATGGAAACTCGCTCTTCTACCGATTTACCACCTGTTGCTAAAGCCTACAATGGTATAGATCGTAACGCCTTTGTCTTTGGCTGGAATCCCCAAGCTGAATTGTGGAACGGTCGCTTGGCAATGATTGGCTTTCTAGCGTACTTACTTTGGGATTTAGCAGGCTTTAGCGTTCTACGTGACGTGCTGCATTTCATCAGATATTAG
- a CDS encoding DUF2252 domain-containing protein — MTNNIIERIEKFNKGRNPERLKLKYKNMRDDVFTFYRGTCHLFYEDFPKDSPLNAAPSAWICGDLHLENLGSYKGNNRLVYFDINDFDESCLAPCTWDVVRAITSIIVGSQALGVNESEALHLNNHFLDAYTNALAKGKARSVEKETAKGLVKDLLESLKKRDRQRFLDERTKEKKGKRRLIIDNKRTAEATESEQHKVKELIAAWHKSSQQDADFYHVLDVQQRIAGTGSLGLERYVILVEGKGSPDENYLLDFKETRNSSLQDYLTLPQPQWESPAARVVALQKRLQGTSLALLEAIVDGDKSYVLRELQPTQDKVNLKAWDGKLGRLEKLMQTMGEVTAWDQLRSSGRQGSATADDLINFAHSSDWRDELLKYASSYSQRVEQDYQEFCQKL, encoded by the coding sequence ATGACAAACAATATAATTGAGAGGATTGAAAAATTTAACAAAGGACGTAACCCAGAACGGCTGAAGTTAAAATACAAGAATATGCGTGATGATGTATTTACTTTTTATCGCGGAACTTGCCATTTATTTTATGAAGACTTTCCTAAAGATTCACCTTTAAATGCAGCGCCGTCAGCTTGGATTTGTGGCGACTTGCACCTAGAAAACCTGGGCAGTTATAAGGGGAATAACCGATTAGTTTATTTTGATATTAATGATTTTGATGAATCTTGTCTTGCTCCCTGTACCTGGGATGTGGTAAGAGCTATTACAAGTATAATAGTTGGTTCTCAGGCTCTGGGAGTAAATGAATCAGAAGCACTGCATTTAAACAATCACTTTCTTGATGCCTACACTAATGCTTTGGCGAAAGGAAAGGCTAGGAGTGTGGAGAAGGAAACTGCTAAAGGTTTAGTTAAAGATTTATTAGAAAGTCTCAAGAAACGCGATCGCCAAAGGTTTCTAGATGAACGCACCAAAGAAAAGAAAGGCAAGCGGCGCTTAATTATTGACAATAAACGGACTGCTGAAGCCACGGAGTCAGAGCAGCATAAAGTCAAAGAACTAATCGCTGCTTGGCATAAATCTTCACAACAAGATGCGGATTTTTACCATGTTTTGGATGTGCAACAGCGAATAGCTGGTACGGGTAGTTTAGGGTTAGAACGTTACGTAATTTTGGTGGAAGGTAAAGGTTCTCCTGATGAGAATTATCTATTAGATTTTAAGGAAACACGAAATAGCTCATTGCAAGACTATTTAACACTACCGCAGCCGCAGTGGGAGAGTCCAGCAGCGCGGGTAGTTGCGCTTCAAAAACGACTGCAAGGAACTTCACTGGCGCTGTTGGAGGCGATAGTTGATGGTGATAAGTCTTATGTGTTGCGGGAGTTGCAACCAACACAAGATAAGGTGAATTTAAAAGCTTGGGATGGGAAGTTGGGACGTTTAGAAAAGTTGATGCAGACAATGGGTGAAGTGACGGCGTGGGATCAATTGCGTAGTAGTGGTAGACAAGGTTCGGCTACAGCAGATGATTTAATTAACTTTGCTCACTCGTCTGATTGGCGCGATGAACTCCTGAAGTATGCCAGCAGCTATTCTCAGCGTGTAGAACAAGATTATCAGGAGTTTTGTCAAAAATTATGA
- a CDS encoding HNH endonuclease: MPRCTSWPNDHIIPSARGGQNEISNLQTLCFICNQQTKLTPASSDIFSFRLG, translated from the coding sequence TTGCCGCGCTGCACTAGTTGGCCTAATGACCATATTATCCCCTCGGCTCGTGGTGGTCAAAATGAGATTAGCAATCTACAAACTCTCTGCTTTATCTGCAACCAGCAGACAAAACTGACCCCCGCTTCCAGCGATATTTTCAGCTTTAGGCTAGGATAA
- a CDS encoding DUF3536 domain-containing protein — protein sequence MTSAAELPVSSGSRFTLHQDNQPTPDSDPLKTATGVYVTVHGHFYQPPRENPYLDAIERQPSAAPFHDWNERIHWECYRPNAFARVLNDRGEVVGIVNNYEYMSFNIGPTLMSWLERHDVEVYQRILEADVTSSQRLQGHGNAIAQVYNHIIMPLANERDKYTQIRWGQEDFKSRFGRDPEGMWLAETAVDYATLEILVAEGIRFVVLAPSQAQRCRLLPTKNDPHPEWHEVGGNQIDPTRPYRCYLKPSLSCPSSPLNPSVTSNGKASKQESTEGLPYIDIFFYDGPISRDMGFSDVVYNSSHFAGRIGSAVRGDHRPAQLISVATDGETFGHHKKGTEKTLAYAFTGEFPDHGWTVTNFAHYLSLNTPTWEVELKPITAWSCAHGVDRWQEDCGCGGEGGVWHQKWRRPLRNALNWLRDQLIAVYEEQGKQLFSDPWQARDEYIQVLRDRSPANVSRFLGRHQNHKLTAAEQVDALRLLEMQRHALLMYTSCGWFFEEISRPEGTQILRYASRALELAGDVAGVQLEKGFLKRLGLAPSNVEHFRHGGEIYRQLVLTAQIGFKQVAAHYAITSLFTNHKNSSPQDAANTSPHACQNRVYCYNANELDYQMQRMGSLTMVVGHLKLVSEITWESEHLVFAVLHLGGWDFHCCIQQFTGRRDYSQLKEKLFGALKQASAAQCILVMTQIFGNETFSLQNLFAEERHRIMRLLSQETLSRLDQLYTQAYRDNYGVIMAFHRDELEVPQELQVAAEIALGYRCMTTLRSLEQDITEPQLSYNHIAELEAIATEAKHLRCRLNIPEGKQILEQLIVRSLWNLLHEANGSFDADIQRLERLIDVGYQLNLGISLHRSQELYFSRLHSQILPLCLTTLAKEADATQSRQLLKLGQKLAVDVSMILNKL from the coding sequence ATGACTTCAGCTGCTGAATTGCCAGTTAGCTCTGGCTCAAGATTCACATTACACCAAGATAATCAACCCACCCCTGATAGCGATCCCCTAAAAACAGCTACAGGTGTTTATGTAACGGTTCATGGTCATTTTTACCAGCCACCACGAGAAAACCCTTATCTAGACGCGATTGAACGCCAACCGAGTGCGGCACCTTTCCATGACTGGAATGAGCGCATTCACTGGGAATGCTATCGCCCAAATGCCTTTGCCAGGGTGCTAAATGACCGAGGCGAAGTTGTGGGGATCGTGAATAATTATGAGTACATGAGCTTTAATATTGGGCCAACGCTGATGTCGTGGTTGGAACGCCACGATGTGGAGGTGTATCAGCGGATTTTGGAGGCGGATGTGACGAGTTCGCAGCGTTTGCAAGGTCATGGAAATGCGATCGCGCAAGTATACAATCACATCATCATGCCTTTGGCTAACGAACGCGATAAATATACCCAAATTCGTTGGGGTCAAGAAGACTTCAAATCCCGGTTTGGACGTGATCCCGAAGGTATGTGGCTGGCAGAAACTGCTGTAGACTATGCCACTCTAGAAATTCTGGTAGCGGAAGGGATTCGCTTTGTGGTGCTGGCACCATCTCAAGCACAGCGTTGTCGTCTCCTACCCACGAAGAATGATCCCCATCCTGAATGGCATGAAGTTGGTGGTAATCAGATTGATCCCACCCGTCCCTATCGTTGTTATTTGAAGCCTAGCCTCAGTTGTCCATCTTCACCTTTGAATCCCAGCGTCACCAGCAACGGCAAAGCCTCAAAGCAGGAAAGTACAGAGGGATTACCTTATATTGATATTTTCTTCTACGATGGCCCGATATCCCGCGATATGGGTTTTAGCGATGTTGTTTATAATTCCAGTCACTTTGCCGGACGCATCGGTTCGGCAGTGCGTGGGGATCATCGTCCAGCACAATTAATTTCTGTGGCCACGGATGGCGAAACCTTTGGGCATCACAAAAAAGGTACCGAAAAAACTTTAGCTTATGCCTTTACTGGCGAGTTTCCTGATCACGGTTGGACTGTGACGAACTTTGCCCACTACCTCAGCTTAAATACTCCCACTTGGGAAGTTGAATTAAAACCAATCACAGCCTGGAGTTGCGCCCACGGCGTAGACAGATGGCAAGAGGATTGTGGCTGCGGTGGTGAAGGGGGCGTTTGGCATCAAAAATGGCGTCGTCCTTTGCGAAATGCGCTCAATTGGCTGCGGGATCAGCTCATAGCGGTGTATGAGGAGCAAGGTAAGCAGTTATTTAGTGATCCCTGGCAAGCAAGGGATGAATATATTCAGGTGTTGCGCGATCGCTCTCCTGCTAATGTTAGCCGTTTCCTCGGACGCCATCAAAACCACAAACTTACAGCCGCCGAACAGGTAGACGCCCTGCGGCTGTTGGAAATGCAGCGTCATGCTTTGCTGATGTACACCAGTTGCGGCTGGTTTTTTGAAGAAATTTCCCGCCCAGAAGGAACACAAATTTTGCGTTACGCCTCCCGTGCTTTAGAATTGGCGGGAGATGTGGCGGGTGTGCAGCTAGAAAAAGGCTTCCTGAAACGCCTGGGTTTAGCTCCTAGTAATGTGGAACACTTTAGACATGGGGGTGAAATTTATCGCCAACTGGTGCTAACTGCCCAAATTGGTTTTAAGCAAGTCGCTGCCCATTACGCGATTACTTCCCTATTTACAAATCACAAAAATTCCTCACCACAAGATGCGGCTAACACCAGCCCGCATGCTTGCCAAAATCGCGTTTATTGCTACAACGCCAATGAGTTAGATTACCAAATGCAACGCATGGGATCGTTGACTATGGTGGTAGGTCATTTAAAGCTGGTGTCAGAAATTACCTGGGAAAGTGAACATTTGGTGTTTGCTGTGCTTCATTTAGGGGGCTGGGATTTCCATTGCTGTATTCAACAATTTACCGGCAGGCGCGACTACAGCCAATTGAAAGAAAAGCTGTTTGGGGCGCTGAAACAAGCGAGTGCGGCTCAATGCATCTTGGTAATGACGCAGATTTTTGGGAATGAAACTTTTAGTTTGCAGAATCTGTTTGCGGAAGAACGCCACCGAATTATGCGGCTGTTAAGTCAGGAAACACTTTCACGCTTAGACCAACTCTATACCCAAGCGTATCGTGATAATTACGGTGTGATTATGGCGTTCCATCGGGATGAATTAGAGGTGCCGCAAGAATTGCAGGTAGCAGCAGAGATTGCTTTAGGCTATCGCTGTATGACAACATTGCGATCGCTAGAGCAAGATATCACCGAACCGCAATTAAGTTACAATCACATCGCCGAGCTAGAAGCGATCGCCACCGAAGCCAAACATCTGCGTTGTCGGCTGAATATCCCTGAAGGTAAGCAGATATTAGAACAGTTAATTGTGCGATCGCTTTGGAATTTGTTGCATGAAGCCAATGGTAGCTTTGATGCAGATATCCAAAGGTTAGAACGACTGATTGATGTAGGATATCAGCTAAATCTTGGCATTTCTCTACATCGATCCCAGGAACTATACTTCAGTCGTTTGCACAGTCAAATCTTACCTCTGTGTCTCACCACCTTAGCTAAAGAAGCAGATGCGACTCAATCTCGTCAATTGCTGAAGTTGGGACAAAAGTTAGCCGTTGATGTGAGCATGATTTTGAATAAGTTGTAA
- the cax gene encoding calcium/proton exchanger, which yields MSGKNIILFVLLLFIPVSLAAHFLEWGDLIVFITAGLAILPLAAWMGTATEEIAVVVGPTLGGLLNATFGNATELIIALVALNAGLVDVVKASITGSIIGNLLLVMGLSMLLGGLRYKEQTFQPIVARVNAASMNLAVIAILLPTAMNFSSLGIPAKTLQNLSLAVAVVLILVYGLTLLFSMKTHAYLYDIGVAEIEAEGLPHEKPNVLLWSGVLLVCTLLVAIESELLVGALEVATSQLGLTALFTGVILVPIVGNAAEHATAVTVAMKDKMDLSVSVAVGSSMQIALFVAPVLVIAGRIIGQPMDLDFNPFELVAVAVSVLIANSISSDGRSNWLEGTLLLATYTVLGFAFYFFPVP from the coding sequence ATGTCCGGTAAAAACATTATTTTGTTCGTTCTGTTACTGTTTATACCAGTTTCCCTAGCAGCCCACTTTCTGGAGTGGGGTGACTTAATAGTTTTCATCACAGCAGGATTAGCAATTCTCCCCCTAGCAGCTTGGATGGGTACAGCTACAGAAGAAATTGCTGTCGTAGTTGGGCCCACCTTAGGAGGATTATTGAACGCCACCTTTGGCAACGCTACAGAACTAATCATTGCCCTAGTGGCCCTGAATGCTGGTTTAGTGGATGTAGTCAAAGCCAGTATCACGGGATCAATTATCGGTAACTTATTATTAGTGATGGGTCTTTCCATGCTTTTGGGCGGACTGCGCTACAAAGAACAGACATTTCAGCCAATTGTGGCGCGGGTGAATGCTGCTTCTATGAATTTAGCCGTAATTGCCATCCTGTTGCCCACAGCAATGAACTTTTCTTCTCTAGGAATTCCCGCAAAAACGCTGCAAAATCTCTCTCTTGCCGTTGCCGTAGTCTTAATATTAGTCTATGGTCTGACGCTGCTATTTTCGATGAAAACCCACGCCTATCTATATGACATAGGTGTAGCAGAGATAGAAGCAGAGGGTCTCCCCCATGAAAAACCTAACGTTTTGTTGTGGAGTGGTGTGCTGCTAGTCTGCACTCTCTTAGTAGCTATTGAATCAGAATTACTAGTCGGTGCGTTGGAAGTAGCCACATCTCAACTAGGTTTAACGGCACTATTTACAGGGGTGATTTTAGTTCCCATCGTGGGTAACGCCGCTGAACACGCTACAGCAGTCACCGTAGCCATGAAAGATAAGATGGATCTTTCTGTTTCTGTGGCTGTGGGTTCAAGTATGCAGATTGCCCTATTTGTCGCTCCAGTTTTAGTTATTGCTGGGAGGATAATTGGTCAACCAATGGACTTGGATTTCAACCCCTTTGAATTAGTTGCTGTGGCTGTGTCGGTATTGATTGCCAACAGCATTAGTTCCGATGGTAGGTCAAATTGGCTGGAAGGTACTTTGCTCTTAGCTACCTATACAGTTTTGGGCTTTGCCTTCTATTTCTTTCCAGTCCCTTAA
- a CDS encoding peptidoglycan-binding domain-containing protein translates to MTEIDLPMTGVLNTKQPYLSEQRSFQQENGVQKFTNSQLSQSVPAAQITPPEFIQINGTSQTRLSALAIKKNKILQKIINKYLSSESSTLADAQNLQGSDKDDTKIAIRSQKFNSQPLPILSFGTSGISVRVLQRLLVSNGYGIRVDGVFGPLTEIAVKAFQNQRNLGVDGIVGQKTWGALTI, encoded by the coding sequence ATGACTGAAATTGACTTGCCAATGACAGGCGTGTTAAATACAAAACAACCATATTTGTCAGAGCAGCGATCATTTCAGCAAGAAAATGGTGTGCAGAAGTTCACAAATAGTCAGTTATCTCAGTCAGTTCCTGCTGCTCAAATCACACCACCTGAATTCATCCAAATAAACGGAACTTCCCAAACTAGACTATCAGCACTCGCCATCAAGAAGAATAAAATACTTCAGAAAATCATTAACAAGTACCTATCTTCAGAATCTTCTACCTTAGCGGATGCCCAAAATCTCCAAGGGAGTGACAAAGACGACACAAAAATCGCCATAAGATCTCAAAAGTTTAATAGTCAACCCTTGCCAATCTTAAGTTTTGGTACTTCAGGTATTTCCGTTAGAGTCTTGCAACGGTTGTTAGTGTCTAACGGCTATGGAATTCGAGTTGATGGGGTTTTCGGACCACTGACCGAAATAGCTGTCAAAGCTTTTCAAAATCAACGAAATTTAGGAGTAGACGGAATAGTTGGTCAAAAAACCTGGGGCGCGTTGACAATCTAA
- a CDS encoding sucrose synthase: MSELLQTVLDSEEKNNLRSLLSELRQQKKKYLLRNDILNVYSEYYSKSQNPDNFYISSNLDKLIYYTQEIILEDSNFYFIIRPKIASQEIYRLTADLSLEAMTVQELLDLRDRFVNKFHPYEGDLLELDFGPFYDYTPLMRDPKQIGKGVQFLNRYLSSKLSQDSQQWLESLYLFLNLHQYNGVQLLISNRIQSQQQLSQQVKEAIDLVSDLPNDQPYEEFRYALQMLGFEPGWGNTAERVRESLNILDELIDSPDPQLLEAFISRIPMIFKIVLVSPHGWFGQEGVLGRPDTGGQVVYVLDQAKSLEKQLQEDAMLAGLQGLNVQPKVIILTRLIPHSDGTLCNQRLEKVHGTENAWILRVPLRDFNLHMTQNWISRFEFWPYLETYAIDAERELRAEFNGRPDLIVGNYSDGNLVAFLLARRMKVTQCNIAHALEKSKYLFSNLYWQDLDDKYHFSLQFTADLLAMNAANFIISSTYQEIVGTPDSVGQYESYKCFTMPDLYHVVDGIKLFSPKFNVVPPGVNENYYFPYSQIQDRVESDRQRLTEKLFTLEDSSQIFGKLDEPSKRPIFSMARLDRIKNLTGLAECFGKSLELQEHCNLILVAGKLRVEESNDNEERDEIVKLYRIIEKYNLYGKIRWLGVRLSKSDSGEIYRVIADHRGIFVQPALFEAFGLTILEAMICGLPTFATQFGGPQEIIQDQVNGFYINPTNFEETAAKILKFITKCKRDPNSWGVISQAAIKRVYSAYTWKIHTTKLLSLARIYGFWNFTSKEKREDLLRYIEALFYLIYKPRAQQLLEQHKYR; encoded by the coding sequence ATGTCTGAGTTACTTCAAACAGTTCTAGATAGCGAAGAAAAGAACAATTTACGTTCATTACTTAGTGAATTACGCCAGCAAAAAAAGAAGTATCTGCTGCGTAACGACATACTTAATGTTTATAGCGAATATTACTCCAAGTCCCAAAATCCAGATAATTTTTACATTTCTTCTAACTTAGATAAACTAATTTACTATACTCAAGAGATTATTCTAGAGGACTCGAACTTCTATTTCATTATCCGCCCCAAGATTGCCAGTCAAGAAATTTATCGGTTGACAGCAGATTTGAGCCTTGAGGCGATGACGGTGCAGGAATTACTAGATTTACGCGATCGCTTCGTGAACAAATTTCATCCTTACGAAGGTGACTTGCTAGAACTCGATTTTGGCCCGTTTTATGACTATACCCCGCTAATGCGCGACCCGAAACAGATTGGCAAGGGTGTACAGTTTCTCAACCGTTACCTATCCAGCAAACTCTCACAAGATTCGCAGCAATGGCTAGAAAGCTTGTATCTTTTCTTGAATCTACACCAATACAATGGTGTCCAGTTGCTAATTAGCAATCGCATTCAATCACAGCAACAGCTTTCGCAGCAAGTTAAGGAAGCGATAGACCTTGTAAGCGATCTCCCCAATGATCAACCCTACGAAGAATTCCGATATGCTTTGCAAATGTTGGGTTTTGAACCAGGATGGGGTAACACAGCCGAACGTGTACGGGAAAGTCTGAACATTCTTGATGAATTAATCGACTCTCCCGACCCCCAGCTACTAGAAGCCTTCATTTCTCGTATCCCGATGATTTTTAAAATTGTCTTGGTGTCCCCCCACGGCTGGTTTGGACAAGAGGGAGTTTTGGGGCGTCCCGATACTGGTGGTCAGGTAGTTTATGTCCTAGACCAGGCAAAAAGTTTAGAAAAGCAGCTGCAAGAAGATGCCATGCTAGCTGGTTTGCAAGGACTAAATGTCCAGCCAAAGGTGATTATTCTCACTCGCCTAATTCCTCATAGTGATGGCACCCTTTGTAATCAGCGGCTAGAAAAAGTCCACGGTACCGAAAACGCTTGGATTTTGCGAGTGCCTTTGCGGGATTTCAATCTTCACATGACTCAAAACTGGATTTCTCGGTTTGAGTTTTGGCCTTATCTAGAAACTTACGCTATTGATGCAGAAAGAGAACTACGGGCAGAATTTAACGGTAGACCCGACTTAATTGTGGGTAACTATTCTGATGGCAACTTAGTGGCGTTTTTATTAGCGCGACGGATGAAAGTTACTCAGTGCAATATTGCCCATGCTTTGGAAAAATCTAAATACTTATTTAGTAACCTCTACTGGCAAGATTTGGATGATAAATATCATTTCTCCTTGCAATTCACTGCTGATTTGCTGGCGATGAATGCTGCTAATTTTATCATCAGCAGCACCTACCAAGAAATTGTGGGCACACCGGATAGTGTAGGTCAGTATGAATCTTATAAATGCTTCACCATGCCAGACTTATACCACGTAGTTGATGGAATTAAATTATTTAGTCCTAAGTTTAATGTAGTACCGCCTGGAGTGAATGAAAATTACTATTTTCCTTACTCACAAATTCAAGACCGAGTAGAAAGCGATCGCCAACGTCTTACAGAAAAGCTCTTCACCCTAGAAGATTCTAGTCAAATATTCGGTAAACTCGATGAACCCAGCAAACGCCCAATCTTCTCAATGGCACGTCTCGACCGGATTAAAAATCTCACTGGGTTAGCAGAATGCTTTGGGAAAAGCCTAGAATTGCAGGAGCATTGTAACTTAATTTTGGTGGCGGGTAAGTTGCGTGTGGAAGAATCAAATGATAACGAAGAACGGGACGAAATTGTTAAACTTTATCGCATCATTGAAAAGTATAATCTCTACGGCAAGATTCGCTGGTTGGGTGTGCGTCTATCTAAAAGTGATTCAGGCGAAATTTACAGAGTAATTGCTGACCACCGGGGAATTTTTGTGCAACCAGCTTTATTTGAAGCTTTTGGTTTGACAATATTAGAAGCGATGATTTGCGGACTACCAACTTTTGCTACACAATTTGGTGGCCCACAGGAAATTATTCAAGATCAGGTGAATGGCTTTTATATTAACCCAACAAATTTCGAGGAAACAGCGGCAAAAATTCTCAAATTTATCACAAAATGCAAACGTGATCCCAATTCTTGGGGTGTAATCTCCCAGGCAGCAATTAAAAGAGTTTACAGTGCATATACCTGGAAAATTCACACTACCAAACTGCTATCATTAGCGCGGATTTATGGATTTTGGAATTTTACCTCGAAGGAGAAGAGAGAAGATTTGTTACGTTATATTGAGGCTTTATTCTATTTAATTTATAAACCTAGGGCGCAACAACTATTAGAGCAACATAAGTATCGGTAG
- a CDS encoding DUF4359 domain-containing protein: MKVLTIITCVAAAGLATLGVIMAKTNPDQPKYEEYAVQGLTKYLKSDVCKKTPNLLENLIKVNCNKLVDTANPQIREIIAATTVRQNYMIFSVYRTDLKLNSWVPSYKFETVGAFDNFYTYSSEQQ; this comes from the coding sequence ATGAAAGTTTTAACGATTATTACATGTGTGGCAGCAGCAGGACTCGCCACCTTGGGGGTGATAATGGCGAAGACAAATCCCGATCAGCCTAAATATGAAGAGTATGCGGTACAAGGGTTGACCAAATATTTAAAGTCCGATGTTTGTAAAAAAACGCCCAATCTGTTAGAAAATTTAATCAAAGTAAATTGCAATAAGTTGGTTGATACAGCTAACCCGCAAATCCGGGAAATCATTGCTGCAACTACGGTTAGGCAAAATTACATGATTTTTAGTGTTTACCGTACAGATTTAAAACTTAATTCTTGGGTACCTTCTTACAAATTTGAGACGGTAGGAGCATTTGATAATTTTTATACTTATAGCTCCGAACAGCAGTAA